The Aeromicrobium senzhongii genome includes a window with the following:
- a CDS encoding histidinol-phosphate transaminase, whose protein sequence is MSEPRPRPVLATIPAYRPGLPSTNEEHKLSSNENPFPPLPGVIEAAAVELGRMNRYPDPGVTALGEVLAERAGLTPDHFAFGTGSVSVLFALLDAWCGPGDEVVYPWRSFEAYPIAVDLPGATSVRVPLTADHRHDLPAMAAAITDRTKVVLVCTPNNPTGTTVGAEEFHAFMAQVPGHVVVVVDEAYLEFVRDPEALAGADALARYSNVVVLRTFSKAYGLCGLRVGYSIAAPAITESIRKALPPFGVSDVAQAAALASIEAEAELAVRVASVVDERTRVVAALREQGWDVPDSHANFVWLPLGDRSAEFAEQVRPISVRPFPEGVRVSIGTPEINTTFLERAATFLRETPA, encoded by the coding sequence ATGTCCGAGCCTCGTCCCCGACCGGTCCTGGCCACGATCCCGGCGTATCGTCCGGGACTGCCCTCGACGAACGAAGAGCACAAGCTCTCCAGCAACGAGAACCCCTTCCCGCCGCTGCCCGGGGTCATCGAGGCCGCCGCCGTCGAGCTGGGCCGGATGAACCGATACCCCGATCCGGGCGTGACGGCCCTCGGTGAGGTGCTGGCCGAGCGCGCGGGGCTGACCCCCGACCACTTCGCCTTCGGCACCGGCTCGGTGTCCGTGCTGTTCGCCCTCCTCGACGCCTGGTGCGGACCCGGCGACGAGGTCGTCTACCCGTGGCGCTCGTTCGAGGCCTACCCGATCGCGGTCGACCTGCCCGGCGCCACCTCCGTCCGGGTTCCGCTGACCGCCGACCACCGGCACGACCTGCCGGCCATGGCCGCGGCGATCACCGACCGCACCAAGGTCGTGCTCGTGTGCACGCCCAACAACCCGACCGGCACGACGGTCGGCGCCGAGGAGTTCCACGCGTTCATGGCGCAGGTGCCCGGGCACGTGGTCGTGGTCGTGGACGAGGCCTACCTGGAGTTCGTCCGCGATCCCGAGGCGCTCGCCGGCGCCGACGCGCTCGCGCGGTACTCCAACGTGGTCGTCCTGCGGACGTTCTCGAAGGCGTACGGTCTGTGCGGCCTGCGCGTCGGATACTCGATCGCCGCCCCGGCGATCACCGAGTCGATCCGCAAGGCCCTGCCGCCGTTCGGGGTCAGCGACGTGGCCCAGGCCGCCGCGCTCGCGTCGATCGAGGCCGAGGCCGAGCTCGCCGTGCGGGTCGCGTCCGTCGTCGACGAGCGCACCCGTGTCGTCGCGGCACTGCGGGAGCAGGGCTGGGACGTGCCCGACTCGCACGCCAATTTCGTGTGGCTGCCCCTGGGGGACCGCTCGGCCGAATTCGCCGAGCAGGTCCGGCCGATCTCGGTGCGCCCGTTCCCCGAGGGAGTGCGCGTGTCGATCGGGACTCCGGAGATCAACACGACCTTCCTTGAGCGCGCCGCGACGTTCCTGCGGGAGACACCTGCCTGA
- a CDS encoding MFS transporter: MSVQEQNHRGAYLVWLVGLAAYLLAVFHRSSLAVAGLVASERFDISAAQLSTFVMLQLLVYAGMQIPVGLAVDRFGPRAVMLAGAVVLTLSQAAFAFSESYATALAARFFVGMGDAMTFVCLLRLVNAWFSPGKVPQITLLTGPIGQLGAIIAAVPMTWALSQLGWTKAYLLAAGFGLVITVAVLAFVRDEPKARSVRGAALSWTNIRTSLGASWEHPGTRLGFWMHFVTQFSSTVLGLLWGYPFFVRGEHTSETFAGTLLTLMVVAVMIAGPVLGRLIGNHPWHRSTIVLTIVSAIVVVWTAVLAWPGDAPGWLLVVMVIVVGVGGPASMIGFDLVRTSNPIDRLSTATGIVNQAGFLASLITVIAVGVILDATGQNFKAAMSFQYVLWALGLLQVWRYRVKTRARMIRDDPGRWARHARIG; this comes from the coding sequence GTGAGCGTCCAGGAGCAGAATCACCGGGGCGCCTACCTCGTCTGGCTGGTCGGTCTGGCCGCCTACCTGCTCGCCGTCTTCCACCGCTCGTCCCTCGCGGTCGCTGGTCTGGTCGCCTCCGAGCGCTTCGACATCAGCGCCGCGCAGCTCTCGACCTTCGTCATGCTGCAGTTGCTGGTCTACGCCGGCATGCAGATCCCCGTGGGTCTGGCGGTCGACCGGTTCGGCCCGCGCGCGGTGATGCTGGCCGGCGCCGTCGTGCTGACCCTGTCGCAGGCGGCGTTCGCGTTCTCGGAGTCCTACGCGACCGCGCTGGCGGCGCGCTTCTTCGTCGGCATGGGCGACGCCATGACCTTCGTCTGCCTGCTGCGCCTGGTGAACGCCTGGTTCTCGCCGGGGAAGGTCCCCCAGATCACGCTGCTGACCGGTCCGATCGGCCAGCTCGGCGCGATCATCGCGGCCGTCCCGATGACCTGGGCCCTGAGCCAGCTCGGCTGGACGAAGGCCTATCTGCTCGCCGCGGGCTTCGGCCTGGTCATCACGGTCGCCGTGCTCGCGTTCGTCCGCGATGAGCCGAAGGCGCGCTCGGTGCGCGGCGCCGCGCTGTCATGGACCAACATCCGCACGTCCCTCGGCGCCTCGTGGGAGCACCCGGGCACCCGGCTGGGCTTCTGGATGCACTTCGTGACCCAGTTCAGCTCGACGGTGCTGGGGCTGTTGTGGGGCTACCCGTTCTTCGTGCGCGGTGAGCACACCTCCGAGACGTTCGCCGGCACGCTGCTGACCCTCATGGTCGTCGCGGTCATGATTGCCGGGCCCGTGCTGGGCCGGCTCATCGGCAACCATCCGTGGCACCGGTCGACGATCGTCCTCACGATCGTCTCGGCGATCGTCGTGGTCTGGACGGCCGTGCTGGCGTGGCCCGGCGACGCTCCGGGGTGGCTGCTGGTCGTGATGGTGATCGTCGTGGGCGTCGGCGGACCGGCCTCGATGATCGGCTTCGACCTCGTGCGCACGTCCAACCCGATCGACCGGCTGTCGACCGCGACAGGCATCGTCAACCAGGCGGGGTTCCTCGCCAGTCTCATCACGGTCATCGCCGTCGGCGTGATCCTCGACGCCACCGGCCAGAACTTCAAGGCCGCGATGAGCTTCCAGTACGTGCTCTGGGCCCTCGGGTTGCTGCAGGTCTGGCGCTACCGCGTGAAGACCCGCGCCCGCATGATCCGCGACGACCCGGGCCGCTGGGCCCGCCACGCGCGGATCGGCTGA
- the pdhA gene encoding pyruvate dehydrogenase (acetyl-transferring) E1 component subunit alpha: MGLPISQTLAPDGQLVAAHDFTTDDLRAFHRDLVLARRIDTEAFALQRHGELGLWPPMLGQEAAQIGSGRALAPDDFVFPSYREHAVAWCRGLDPALLLAIFRGTSLGGWDPSDHNIALPAIIIGAQTLHAVGYGIGLALEGKEDAVVAYFGDGATSQGDTNEAFAWAASYNAPVVFFCQNNHYAISVPLERQTRVPIAQRAAGFGFEGVRVDGNDVLAVHQVTTEALAKARAGGGPTLVEAITYRMGAHTTSDDPSRYRDPHEADEWAERDPLLRLRSLLERTDPGFADFDAEVQAEAEELGEHLRQVCGELPDPDLAELFEHVYDQIPPELVAQREEVRSWS; the protein is encoded by the coding sequence ATGGGCCTACCCATCTCCCAGACCCTGGCGCCCGACGGCCAGCTCGTCGCAGCGCACGACTTCACGACCGACGACCTGCGCGCGTTCCATCGCGACCTCGTCCTCGCCCGGCGCATCGACACCGAGGCGTTCGCACTGCAGCGGCACGGCGAGTTGGGCCTGTGGCCCCCGATGCTCGGCCAGGAGGCCGCCCAGATCGGCAGCGGCCGGGCCCTGGCCCCCGACGACTTCGTCTTCCCGTCCTACCGCGAGCACGCCGTCGCGTGGTGCCGCGGACTCGACCCGGCGTTGCTGCTGGCCATCTTCCGCGGCACGAGCCTGGGTGGCTGGGACCCGTCCGACCACAACATCGCCCTGCCGGCGATCATCATCGGCGCCCAGACGCTGCACGCCGTCGGCTACGGCATCGGTCTGGCGCTCGAGGGCAAGGAGGACGCCGTCGTCGCGTACTTCGGTGACGGGGCCACCAGTCAGGGCGACACCAACGAGGCGTTCGCGTGGGCCGCGTCCTACAACGCCCCGGTCGTCTTCTTCTGCCAGAACAACCACTACGCGATCAGCGTCCCGCTCGAGCGGCAGACCCGGGTGCCGATCGCCCAGCGTGCCGCCGGCTTCGGCTTCGAGGGCGTCCGCGTCGACGGCAACGACGTGCTGGCCGTCCACCAGGTCACCACCGAGGCGTTGGCGAAGGCCCGTGCCGGCGGTGGTCCGACCCTCGTCGAGGCGATCACGTACCGGATGGGCGCGCACACGACGTCCGACGACCCGAGCCGCTACCGCGACCCCCACGAGGCCGACGAGTGGGCCGAGCGCGATCCGCTCCTGCGGCTGCGGTCGCTGCTCGAGCGGACGGACCCCGGTTTCGCCGACTTCGACGCCGAGGTCCAGGCCGAGGCCGAGGAGCTCGGTGAGCACCTGCGCCAGGTCTGCGGCGAGCTGCCCGATCCCGATCTGGCCGAGCTCTTCGAGCACGTCTACGACCAGATCCCACCCGAGCTCGTCGCGCAGCGTGAGGAGGTCCGGTCATGGAGCTGA
- a CDS encoding dihydrolipoamide acetyltransferase family protein, with translation MSADSPQVFRLPDVGEGLTEAEIVTWHVAVGDEVKVNDPLVDIETAKSIVELPSPFAGSIGALLVQEGEMVQVGTAIVHIGGGVPLAEPLVESPAAEERREVLVGYGPSSGRRRTRNRVRNGSVGLSLRVLAKPPVRKLAKDLGIDLSKVPSRGDAVTRAEVEEFARVMSGTATTAAPVTGVRRATAEAMIASVQVPQATEWVTVDVSATVDLMDRLKADRRFADVKVTSTLLTARAVCLALARTPDLHARWNESTIEHPASVGLGIAAATDRGLVVPVVREAERLPLVDLGRAIDELVATARAGRIQPDQMSGGTFTLTNVGVFGVDGGTPILPPGQSGILALGQVARRPWVVDEQVVPRWVTTLAVTFDHRVADGAQASRFLADVATILQDPAMALAY, from the coding sequence ATGAGCGCCGACAGCCCGCAGGTGTTCCGCCTGCCCGACGTGGGCGAGGGTCTCACCGAGGCCGAGATCGTGACGTGGCACGTCGCGGTGGGCGACGAGGTCAAGGTGAACGACCCGCTCGTCGACATCGAGACAGCGAAGTCGATCGTCGAGCTGCCCAGCCCGTTCGCCGGCAGCATCGGCGCGCTGCTCGTGCAGGAGGGCGAGATGGTCCAGGTCGGCACGGCGATCGTGCACATCGGCGGCGGGGTGCCCCTGGCGGAGCCGCTCGTCGAGTCCCCGGCTGCGGAGGAGAGGCGCGAGGTCCTCGTCGGCTACGGCCCCAGCTCGGGTCGGCGCCGCACCCGCAACCGCGTCCGGAACGGCAGCGTCGGATTGTCACTGCGCGTGCTCGCCAAGCCGCCGGTGCGCAAGTTGGCCAAGGACCTCGGCATCGACCTGTCGAAGGTGCCGTCCCGCGGTGATGCCGTGACCCGCGCCGAGGTCGAGGAGTTCGCCCGGGTGATGTCCGGCACCGCCACGACAGCGGCTCCGGTCACGGGCGTCCGTCGGGCGACCGCCGAGGCGATGATCGCGTCCGTGCAGGTTCCCCAGGCGACCGAGTGGGTGACGGTCGACGTCTCGGCGACGGTCGATCTCATGGACCGGTTGAAGGCCGACCGCCGCTTCGCGGACGTCAAGGTCACCTCGACGCTGCTCACCGCGCGGGCGGTCTGCCTCGCGCTGGCGCGCACGCCGGACCTGCATGCCCGGTGGAACGAGTCCACGATCGAGCACCCGGCGTCGGTCGGCCTCGGCATCGCCGCCGCGACCGATCGCGGACTGGTCGTCCCGGTGGTGCGCGAGGCCGAGCGTCTGCCGCTGGTCGACCTCGGCCGGGCCATCGACGAGCTCGTCGCGACGGCCCGGGCCGGCCGGATCCAGCCGGACCAGATGTCGGGTGGCACCTTCACCCTCACGAACGTCGGGGTCTTCGGGGTCGACGGCGGCACGCCGATCCTGCCGCCGGGGCAGTCCGGGATCCTCGCGCTGGGCCAGGTGGCACGTCGTCCGTGGGTCGTCGACGAGCAGGTCGTCCCGCGGTGGGTCACGACGCTCGCCGTCACGTTCGACCATCGCGTCGCCGACGGGGCACAGGCCTCCCGGTTCCTGGCCGACGTGGCGACGATCCTGCAGGACCCGGCGATGGCTCTCGCCTACTGA
- a CDS encoding alpha-ketoacid dehydrogenase subunit beta produces the protein MELSIGKALNAGLRAAMENDPKVLLLGEDIGRLGGVFRVTDGLQKDFGDQRVMDTPLAESAIVGASVGLAYRGFRPVVEIQFDGFVYPAYDQIVSQVARLRFRSEGAVAMPIVIRIPYGGGIGAVEHHSESPEAQFVMTPGLTVVSPSNPHDAFWMIQQAIASDDPVVFLEPKQRYWDTGEVGDEPGLGLHESRVVRDGDGVTVVGYGPVVKTCLAAADESDVPLEVIDLRSLSPLDLGPVFESVRRTGRAVVVHEAARTLGLGAELATRITQECFYSLEAPVQRVTGYDLPYPPCRVEHDHLPSVERILDAVAVTGEF, from the coding sequence ATGGAGCTGAGCATCGGCAAGGCCCTCAACGCGGGCCTGCGCGCAGCGATGGAGAACGACCCCAAGGTCCTGCTGCTCGGTGAGGACATCGGCCGGCTCGGTGGCGTCTTCCGCGTCACCGACGGTCTGCAGAAGGACTTCGGCGACCAGCGCGTCATGGACACGCCCCTGGCGGAGTCGGCGATCGTCGGCGCTTCGGTGGGACTGGCGTACCGCGGGTTCAGGCCCGTGGTCGAGATCCAGTTCGACGGCTTCGTCTACCCGGCCTACGACCAGATCGTCAGCCAGGTCGCCCGGCTGCGCTTCCGCAGCGAGGGCGCGGTCGCGATGCCGATCGTCATCCGCATCCCGTACGGCGGCGGCATCGGCGCGGTCGAGCACCACTCCGAGAGCCCGGAGGCGCAGTTCGTCATGACGCCGGGCCTGACCGTCGTCTCGCCGTCGAACCCGCACGACGCCTTCTGGATGATCCAGCAGGCGATCGCGTCGGACGATCCGGTCGTCTTCCTCGAGCCCAAGCAGCGCTACTGGGACACCGGCGAGGTGGGTGACGAGCCCGGCCTCGGCCTGCACGAGAGTCGCGTCGTCCGCGACGGTGACGGCGTGACGGTCGTCGGCTACGGACCGGTCGTGAAGACCTGCCTGGCGGCCGCCGACGAGTCCGACGTCCCGCTGGAGGTCATCGACCTGCGCTCGCTGTCGCCGCTGGACCTCGGTCCGGTGTTCGAGTCGGTGCGTCGCACCGGACGCGCCGTGGTGGTGCACGAGGCGGCCCGCACCCTGGGCCTGGGCGCGGAGCTGGCGACCCGGATCACCCAGGAGTGCTTCTACTCGTTGGAGGCGCCGGTCCAGCGCGTCACCGGCTACGACCTGCCGTACCCGCCGTGCCGGGTCGAGCACGACCACCTGCCCAGCGTCGAGCGGATCCTCGACGCCGTGGCCGTCACGGGGGAGTTCTGA